In Amphiprion ocellaris isolate individual 3 ecotype Okinawa chromosome 3, ASM2253959v1, whole genome shotgun sequence, one genomic interval encodes:
- the plekha5 gene encoding pleckstrin homology domain-containing family A member 5 isoform X12: MAADLQPEWISCLPSSWSYGVTRDGRVFFSNEEAKSTTWLHPVSGEAVITGHRKTPDLPTGWEEGYTFEGARCFINHNERKVTCKHPVSGLPSQDNCIFVVNEQSASKVPANEKKERPVSTMSEASNYTGGSDYAANPNSPAGRPSRPSKKIHNFGKRSNSIRRNPSAPVIKRNWLYKQDSTGMKLWKKRWFVLSDLCLFYYRDEKEEGILGSILLPSFYISMLSVDDHINRKYAFKATHPNMRTYYFCTDTAKEMESWMKVMTDAALVHSEPPKRMENLKVEQCGPQEINHVSNHRQPLTQPEIQNNERNREVDREHIAAVTPATEEKERKQRDAERYGFQKDGAERERPLTKINSIKLQPTQAAPIKATSPQPLAEIDRSHHSPQVNGSAEQCQTDGSGVPPQQSPSHEPDRSLSRTSSMQQLEQWVRTQRGRNQDDDTTSVTSYQTLPRNMPSHRVPYMPHYGDGYRSMPRNSMAQRDSICSLSPSLYEQALGPSMADKRRSMRDDTMWQLYEWQQRQAYTRQSGLYSNMASPKTMINLSEHAAPSHSIPPSPSHGSLSMYGGYSPMRSYNMGNARSEVSSPIYRRDMSIDRRLRPQVNKYAYPPDRRSMPAGIPIQTVTAQSLQGKTPEELTLLLIKLRRQQAELNSIREHTVAQLMQLNTDGDNPKNDILSHHLQRNLMYLDNQLSPEDFREQAYTCMPEEVDIDTKLSRLCEQDKVVRTQEDKVQQLYREKHTLETALLSASQEIEMGSDNPAAMQSVIQQRDLLQSGLLSTCRELSRVTAELERSWREYDKLEGDVTLAKNNLLEQLEALGSPQTEPPSQQHVRIQKELWRIQDVMEALGKHKAQRNAVDGMGFCGPKANFSKHKNEGPDYRLYKSEPELTTVAEVDESNGEDRSENPCDREHAGQKGMSYPVGIVPPRTKSPVPESSSIASYVTLRKSKKPDPRTERPRSAVEQQLCAAESGRPRMSVEEQLERIRRHQQGALREKKKGLNIRGSSQENTPSRSHSFTKENHFRSMQSQMRRRDEVMSSDIQELEASLRQQEVVREQETPAEEIARLKESSQADHFNVDRELSVPDKVLIPERYIESDPEEALSPEQEADKQRKVDRIKALIAKNSMQNVLPGMALSPEEETEEEVTVQEKEKMINISYELAAEASKRSKLVAVKSLSSSSSPLPQSPTTPPQLTDGSHFMCV, encoded by the exons ATCTGCCTCCAAAGTGCCAGCGAATGAGAAGAAGGAACGGCCAGTAAGCACCATGAGTGAGGCCTCCAACTACACAGGCGGCTCGGACTACGCTGCAAACCCCAATAGCCCAGCAGGAAGA CCCTCAAGACCTTCTAAAAAAATTCACAACTTTGGGAAGCGGTCCAACTCCATCAGGAGGAATCCCAGCGCCCCAGTTATCAAGAGAAACTGGCTTTATAAACAG GACAGTACAGGGATGAAGCTATGGAAAAAGAGGTGGTTTGTCCTGTCCGACCTGTGCCTCTTTTACTACAGAG ATGAAAAAGAGGAGGGAATACTTGGCAGCATCCTCCTACCAAGTTTTTATATATCCATGCTGTCTGTCGATGATCACATTAACAGAAAATATGCCTTCAAG GCGACACATCCCAACATGCGGACATACTATTTTTGCACAGACACAGCCAAAGAGATGGAGTCTTGGATGAAAGTAATGACAGATGCTGCACTTGTGCATTCAGAGCCACCCAAAAG GATGGAGAACCTAAAAGTGGAACAATGTGGACCACAAGAGATCAACCATGTCTCCAACCACAGGCAGCCTCTCACACAGCCTGAAATCCAGAACAATGAACGCAACCGTGAAGTTGACCGAGAACACATTGCTGCAGTCACCCCCGCCAcagaagaaaaggagaggaaGCAGCGAGATGCTGAGCGCTATGGCTTCCAGAAGGACGGGGCTGAGCGGGAACGCCCACTCACTAAGATCAACAGTATCAAACTGCAGCCAACCCAGGCAGCACCCATCAAAGCGACCTCGCCGCAGCCTTTGGCTGAGATCGACAGGTCACACCATAGCCCTCAAGTGAATGGATCTGCAGAACAGTGTCAAACTGATGGGAGTGGAGTCCCTCCTCAGCAAAGTCCCTCCCATGAGCCAGACCGCAGCCTGAGTAGGACAAGCTCTATGCAGCAGCTGGAGCAGTGGGTTCGCACACAGAGAGGGCGTAACCAGGATGATGATACCACGAG CGTCACGTCCTACCAGACGCTGCCCAGGAACATGCCAAGCCACCGGGTACCCTATATGCCTCATTATGGAGATGGCTACCGCAGCATGCCTAGGAATAGCATGGCACAGCGGGATAGCATATGCAGCTTGTCACCGTCGTTGTACGAGCAGGCCCTGGGTCCCTCGATGGCTGATAAGCGCCGGTCCATGCGCGACGACACCATGTGGCAATTATACGAGTGGCAGCAAAGACAGGCTTACACCAGACAGTCTGGGCTCTACAGCAATATGGCCAGTCCCAAAACCATGATCAACTTGTCAGAGCATGCTGCACCGAGCCACTCCATTCCCCCTTCACCTTCCCACGGCTCCCTGTCCATGTACGGTGGTTACTCTCCGATGCGATCCTACAACATGGGCAATGCTCGTTCAGAAGTTTCCTCTCCCATCTACAGAAGAGACATGAGTATTGACAGACGGCTCAGGCCACAAGTCAACAAG TATGCCTACCCACCTGATAGGAGGTCTATGCCTGCAGGGATCCCAATCCAGACTGTCACTGCCCAGTCTCTCCAAGGCAAAACA CCTGAGGAACTGACTTTGCTGCTGATAAAGCTGCGACGGCAGCAGGCAGAGCTAAACAGTATCCGGGAGCACACTGTAGCACAGCTTATGCAACTAAACACGGATGGCGACAACCCAAAG AACGACATTCTCTCCCATCACCTCCAAAGGAACCTCATGTACTTGGACAATCAG tTGAGCCCAGAAGACTTCAGGGAACAGGCCTATACATGTATGCCAGAAGAAGTGGATATTGAT ACTAAACTTAGCAGGTTGTGTGAGCAGGATAAAGTGGTGAGGACACAGGAGGACAAAGTTCAGCAGCTGTACAGAGAGAAG CACACCCTGGAGACAGCGCTTCTGTCAGCCAGTCAGGAGATAGAGATGGGCTCTGATAACCCGGCTGCCATGCAGAGCGTCATCCAGCAGAGAGACTTACTGCAGAGCGGCCTCCTCAGCACCTGCAGAGAGCTGTCCAGAGTCACTGCT GAGCTGGAGCGGTCATGGAGGGAATATGACAAGCTTGAGGGAGATGTGACTCTGGCTAAGAACAACCTGCTGGAGCAGCTAGAAGCACTGGGAAGCCCTCAG ACGGAGCCTCCCAGTCAGCAGCATGTTCGCATCCAGAAAGAGCTGTGGAGGATTCAAGATGTGATGGAGGCCCTCGGTAAACACAAAGCCCAGAGGAACGCTGTTGATGGGATGGGTTTCTGTGGGCCCAAAGCCAACTTCAGTAAGCACAAAAACGAG GGTCCTGACTACAGGCTCTATAAGAGTGAACCAGAGCTCACTACAGTGGCAGAAGTGGATGAAAGCAATGGAGAGGACAGATCTGAAAATCCATGTGATAGAGAACATGCTGGACAGAAAG GGATGTCATACCCAGTTGGCATCGTCCCACCCAGAACCAAATCTCCAGTGCCTGAGTCTTCCTCCATAGCTTCATATGTTACATTAAGGAAGAGCAAGAAGCCTGACCCCAGGACG GAGCGTCCACGCAGCgcagtggagcagcagctgtgtgctGCAGAGAGCGGCCGTCCCAGGATGAGCgtggaggagcagctggagaGGATCCGTCGCCACCAGCAAGGTGCCCTcagggagaagaagaaaggcCTCAACATCCGTGGAAGCAGCCAGGAGAACACACCCTCTCGCAGTCACTCATTTACGAAAGAAAATCATTTCCGCAGCATGCAG TCTCAAATGAGACGTAGAGATGAGGTGATGAGCAGCGACATTCAGGAGCTGGAGGCCTCTCTCAGGCAGCAAGAAGTAGTGAGGGAGCAGGAGACACCTGCTGAGGAGATTGCCCGTCTCAAGGAGTCCTCACAGGCTGACCACTTTAATGTGGACCGAGAG CTCTCTGTGCCTGACAAAGTGCTGATTCCTGAGCGTTACATTGAATCAGACCCAGAGGAGGCTCTGAGTCCTGAGCAGGAGGCTGATAAGCAGAGGAAGGTTGACCGCATCAAAGCCCTCATAGCcaaaaacag CATGCAAAATGTGCTGCCTGGTATGGCTCTAAGCCCAgaggaggagactgaagagGAGGTTACTGTacaggagaaggagaagatgatTAATATCTCCTACGAACTGGCAGCAGAGGCCTCCAAACGCAGCAAGCTGGTAGCAG TGAAAAGCCTGTCGTCCTCTTCCTCACCCCTTCCACAGTCTCCCACCACACCCCCTCAACTCACTGACGGTTCTCACTTCATGTGTGTGTAG
- the plekha5 gene encoding pleckstrin homology domain-containing family A member 5 isoform X2: MAADLQPEWISCLPSSWSYGVTRDGRVFFSNEEAKSTTWLHPVSGEAVITGHRKTPDLPTGWEEGYTFEGARCFINHNERKVTCKHPVSGLPSQDNCIFVVNEQSASKVPANEKKERPVSTMSEASNYTGGSDYAANPNSPAGRPSRPSKKIHNFGKRSNSIRRNPSAPVIKRNWLYKQDSTGMKLWKKRWFVLSDLCLFYYRDEKEEGILGSILLPSFYISMLSVDDHINRKYAFKATHPNMRTYYFCTDTAKEMESWMKVMTDAALVHSEPPKRMENLKVEQCGPQEINHVSNHRQPLTQPEIQNNERNREVDREHIAAVTPATEEKERKQRDAERYGFQKDGAERERPLTKINSIKLQPTQAAPIKATSPQPLAEIDRSHHSPQVNGSAEQCQTDGSGVPPQQSPSHEPDRSLSRTSSMQQLEQWVRTQRGRNQDDDTTSVTSYQTLPRNMPSHRVPYMPHYGDGYRSMPRNSMAQRDSICSLSPSLYEQALGPSMADKRRSMRDDTMWQLYEWQQRQAYTRQSGLYSNMASPKTMINLSEHAAPSHSIPPSPSHGSLSMYGGYSPMRSYNMGNARSEVSSPIYRRDMSIDRRLRPQVNKYAYPPDRRSMPAGIPIQTVTAQSLQGKTPEELTLLLIKLRRQQAELNSIREHTVAQLMQLNTDGDNPKNDILSHHLQRNLMYLDNQMKENDPLIAMTHTLIENSAPRPQLYQQLSPEDFREQAYTCMPEEVDIDTKLSRLCEQDKVVRTQEDKVQQLYREKHTLETALLSASQEIEMGSDNPAAMQSVIQQRDLLQSGLLSTCRELSRVTAELERSWREYDKLEGDVTLAKNNLLEQLEALGSPQTEPPSQQHVRIQKELWRIQDVMEALGKHKAQRNAVDGMGFCGPKANFSKHKNEEEDLVPPRPPLPQSYEPDPPTVPPMPSHAGVRPSSLHKPEDRKASHRNSTHSGPDYRLYKSEPELTTVAEVDESNGEDRSENPCDREHAGQKGMSYPVGIVPPRTKSPVPESSSIASYVTLRKSKKPDPRTERPRSAVEQQLCAAESGRPRMSVEEQLERIRRHQQGALREKKKGLNIRGSSQENTPSRSHSFTKENHFRSMQSQMRRRDEVMSSDIQELEASLRQQEVVREQETPAEEIARLKESSQADHFNVDRELSVPDKVLIPERYIESDPEEALSPEQEADKQRKVDRIKALIAKNSMQNVLPGMALSPEEETEEEVTVQEKEKMINISYELAAEASKRSKLVAVKSLSSSSSPLPQSPTTPPQLTDGSHFMCV; the protein is encoded by the exons ATCTGCCTCCAAAGTGCCAGCGAATGAGAAGAAGGAACGGCCAGTAAGCACCATGAGTGAGGCCTCCAACTACACAGGCGGCTCGGACTACGCTGCAAACCCCAATAGCCCAGCAGGAAGA CCCTCAAGACCTTCTAAAAAAATTCACAACTTTGGGAAGCGGTCCAACTCCATCAGGAGGAATCCCAGCGCCCCAGTTATCAAGAGAAACTGGCTTTATAAACAG GACAGTACAGGGATGAAGCTATGGAAAAAGAGGTGGTTTGTCCTGTCCGACCTGTGCCTCTTTTACTACAGAG ATGAAAAAGAGGAGGGAATACTTGGCAGCATCCTCCTACCAAGTTTTTATATATCCATGCTGTCTGTCGATGATCACATTAACAGAAAATATGCCTTCAAG GCGACACATCCCAACATGCGGACATACTATTTTTGCACAGACACAGCCAAAGAGATGGAGTCTTGGATGAAAGTAATGACAGATGCTGCACTTGTGCATTCAGAGCCACCCAAAAG GATGGAGAACCTAAAAGTGGAACAATGTGGACCACAAGAGATCAACCATGTCTCCAACCACAGGCAGCCTCTCACACAGCCTGAAATCCAGAACAATGAACGCAACCGTGAAGTTGACCGAGAACACATTGCTGCAGTCACCCCCGCCAcagaagaaaaggagaggaaGCAGCGAGATGCTGAGCGCTATGGCTTCCAGAAGGACGGGGCTGAGCGGGAACGCCCACTCACTAAGATCAACAGTATCAAACTGCAGCCAACCCAGGCAGCACCCATCAAAGCGACCTCGCCGCAGCCTTTGGCTGAGATCGACAGGTCACACCATAGCCCTCAAGTGAATGGATCTGCAGAACAGTGTCAAACTGATGGGAGTGGAGTCCCTCCTCAGCAAAGTCCCTCCCATGAGCCAGACCGCAGCCTGAGTAGGACAAGCTCTATGCAGCAGCTGGAGCAGTGGGTTCGCACACAGAGAGGGCGTAACCAGGATGATGATACCACGAG CGTCACGTCCTACCAGACGCTGCCCAGGAACATGCCAAGCCACCGGGTACCCTATATGCCTCATTATGGAGATGGCTACCGCAGCATGCCTAGGAATAGCATGGCACAGCGGGATAGCATATGCAGCTTGTCACCGTCGTTGTACGAGCAGGCCCTGGGTCCCTCGATGGCTGATAAGCGCCGGTCCATGCGCGACGACACCATGTGGCAATTATACGAGTGGCAGCAAAGACAGGCTTACACCAGACAGTCTGGGCTCTACAGCAATATGGCCAGTCCCAAAACCATGATCAACTTGTCAGAGCATGCTGCACCGAGCCACTCCATTCCCCCTTCACCTTCCCACGGCTCCCTGTCCATGTACGGTGGTTACTCTCCGATGCGATCCTACAACATGGGCAATGCTCGTTCAGAAGTTTCCTCTCCCATCTACAGAAGAGACATGAGTATTGACAGACGGCTCAGGCCACAAGTCAACAAG TATGCCTACCCACCTGATAGGAGGTCTATGCCTGCAGGGATCCCAATCCAGACTGTCACTGCCCAGTCTCTCCAAGGCAAAACA CCTGAGGAACTGACTTTGCTGCTGATAAAGCTGCGACGGCAGCAGGCAGAGCTAAACAGTATCCGGGAGCACACTGTAGCACAGCTTATGCAACTAAACACGGATGGCGACAACCCAAAG AACGACATTCTCTCCCATCACCTCCAAAGGAACCTCATGTACTTGGACAATCAG ATGAAGGAAAATGACCCTTTAATCGCCATGACTCACACTTTGATTGAGAACTCTGCCCCAAGGCCTCAACTTTACCAGCAA tTGAGCCCAGAAGACTTCAGGGAACAGGCCTATACATGTATGCCAGAAGAAGTGGATATTGAT ACTAAACTTAGCAGGTTGTGTGAGCAGGATAAAGTGGTGAGGACACAGGAGGACAAAGTTCAGCAGCTGTACAGAGAGAAG CACACCCTGGAGACAGCGCTTCTGTCAGCCAGTCAGGAGATAGAGATGGGCTCTGATAACCCGGCTGCCATGCAGAGCGTCATCCAGCAGAGAGACTTACTGCAGAGCGGCCTCCTCAGCACCTGCAGAGAGCTGTCCAGAGTCACTGCT GAGCTGGAGCGGTCATGGAGGGAATATGACAAGCTTGAGGGAGATGTGACTCTGGCTAAGAACAACCTGCTGGAGCAGCTAGAAGCACTGGGAAGCCCTCAG ACGGAGCCTCCCAGTCAGCAGCATGTTCGCATCCAGAAAGAGCTGTGGAGGATTCAAGATGTGATGGAGGCCCTCGGTAAACACAAAGCCCAGAGGAACGCTGTTGATGGGATGGGTTTCTGTGGGCCCAAAGCCAACTTCAGTAAGCACAAAAACGAG GAGGAGGACTTGGTACCCCCACGGCCACCCCTACCCCAGTCCTACGAGCCCGACCCCCCCACCGTGCCCCCCATGCCCTCTCATGCTGGTGTGCGCCCTTCATCACTCCACAAGCCAGAGGACAGGAAGGCCAGTCACAGGAATAGCACGCACAGC GGTCCTGACTACAGGCTCTATAAGAGTGAACCAGAGCTCACTACAGTGGCAGAAGTGGATGAAAGCAATGGAGAGGACAGATCTGAAAATCCATGTGATAGAGAACATGCTGGACAGAAAG GGATGTCATACCCAGTTGGCATCGTCCCACCCAGAACCAAATCTCCAGTGCCTGAGTCTTCCTCCATAGCTTCATATGTTACATTAAGGAAGAGCAAGAAGCCTGACCCCAGGACG GAGCGTCCACGCAGCgcagtggagcagcagctgtgtgctGCAGAGAGCGGCCGTCCCAGGATGAGCgtggaggagcagctggagaGGATCCGTCGCCACCAGCAAGGTGCCCTcagggagaagaagaaaggcCTCAACATCCGTGGAAGCAGCCAGGAGAACACACCCTCTCGCAGTCACTCATTTACGAAAGAAAATCATTTCCGCAGCATGCAG TCTCAAATGAGACGTAGAGATGAGGTGATGAGCAGCGACATTCAGGAGCTGGAGGCCTCTCTCAGGCAGCAAGAAGTAGTGAGGGAGCAGGAGACACCTGCTGAGGAGATTGCCCGTCTCAAGGAGTCCTCACAGGCTGACCACTTTAATGTGGACCGAGAG CTCTCTGTGCCTGACAAAGTGCTGATTCCTGAGCGTTACATTGAATCAGACCCAGAGGAGGCTCTGAGTCCTGAGCAGGAGGCTGATAAGCAGAGGAAGGTTGACCGCATCAAAGCCCTCATAGCcaaaaacag CATGCAAAATGTGCTGCCTGGTATGGCTCTAAGCCCAgaggaggagactgaagagGAGGTTACTGTacaggagaaggagaagatgatTAATATCTCCTACGAACTGGCAGCAGAGGCCTCCAAACGCAGCAAGCTGGTAGCAG TGAAAAGCCTGTCGTCCTCTTCCTCACCCCTTCCACAGTCTCCCACCACACCCCCTCAACTCACTGACGGTTCTCACTTCATGTGTGTGTAG
- the plekha5 gene encoding pleckstrin homology domain-containing family A member 5 isoform X21 codes for MAADLQPEWISCLPSSWSYGVTRDGRVFFSNEEAKSTTWLHPVSGEAVITGHRKTPDLPTGWEEGYTFEGARCFINHNERKVTCKHPVSGLPSQDNCIFVVNEQSASKVPANEKKERPVSTMSEASNYTGGSDYAANPNSPAGRPSRPSKKIHNFGKRSNSIRRNPSAPVIKRNWLYKQDSTGMKLWKKRWFVLSDLCLFYYRDEKEEGILGSILLPSFYISMLSVDDHINRKYAFKATHPNMRTYYFCTDTAKEMESWMKVMTDAALVHSEPPKRMENLKVEQCGPQEINHVSNHRQPLTQPEIQNNERNREVDREHIAAVTPATEEKERKQRDAERYGFQKDGAERERPLTKINSIKLQPTQAAPIKATSPQPLAEIDRSHHSPQVNGSAEQCQTDGSGVPPQQSPSHEPDRSLSRTSSMQQLEQWVRTQRGRNQDDDTTSVTSYQTLPRNMPSHRVPYMPHYGDGYRSMPRNSMAQRDSICSLSPSLYEQALGPSMADKRRSMRDDTMWQLYEWQQRQAYTRQSGLYSNMASPKTMINLSEHAAPSHSIPPSPSHGSLSMYGGYSPMRSYNMGNARSEVSSPIYRRDMSIDRRLRPQVNKYAYPPDRRSMPAGIPIQTVTAQSLQGKTPEELTLLLIKLRRQQAELNSIREHTVAQLMQLNTDGDNPKNDILSHHLQRNLMYLDNQMKENDPLIAMTHTLIENSAPRPQLYQQLSPEDFREQAYTCMPEEVDIDTKLSRLCEQDKVVRTQEDKVQQLYREKHTLETALLSASQEIEMGSDNPAAMQSVIQQRDLLQSGLLSTCRELSRVTAELERSWREYDKLEGDVTLAKNNLLEQLEALGSPQTEPPSQQHVRIQKELWRIQDVMEALGKHKAQRNAVDGMGFCGPKANFSKHKNEGPDYRLYKSEPELTTVAEVDESNGEDRSENPCDREHAGQKGMSYPVGIVPPRTKSPVPESSSIASYVTLRKSKKPDPRTERPRSAVEQQLCAAESGRPRMSVEEQLERIRRHQQGALREKKKGLNIRGSSQENTPSRSHSFTKENHFRSMQSQMRRRDEVMSSDIQELEASLRQQEVVREQETPAEEIARLKESSQADHFNVDRELSVPDKVLIPERYIESDPEEALSPEQEADKQRKVDRIKALIAKNSMQNVLPGMALSPEEETEEEVTVQEKEKMINISYELAAEASKRSKLVAVKSLSSSSSPLPQSPTTPPQLTDGSHFMCV; via the exons ATCTGCCTCCAAAGTGCCAGCGAATGAGAAGAAGGAACGGCCAGTAAGCACCATGAGTGAGGCCTCCAACTACACAGGCGGCTCGGACTACGCTGCAAACCCCAATAGCCCAGCAGGAAGA CCCTCAAGACCTTCTAAAAAAATTCACAACTTTGGGAAGCGGTCCAACTCCATCAGGAGGAATCCCAGCGCCCCAGTTATCAAGAGAAACTGGCTTTATAAACAG GACAGTACAGGGATGAAGCTATGGAAAAAGAGGTGGTTTGTCCTGTCCGACCTGTGCCTCTTTTACTACAGAG ATGAAAAAGAGGAGGGAATACTTGGCAGCATCCTCCTACCAAGTTTTTATATATCCATGCTGTCTGTCGATGATCACATTAACAGAAAATATGCCTTCAAG GCGACACATCCCAACATGCGGACATACTATTTTTGCACAGACACAGCCAAAGAGATGGAGTCTTGGATGAAAGTAATGACAGATGCTGCACTTGTGCATTCAGAGCCACCCAAAAG GATGGAGAACCTAAAAGTGGAACAATGTGGACCACAAGAGATCAACCATGTCTCCAACCACAGGCAGCCTCTCACACAGCCTGAAATCCAGAACAATGAACGCAACCGTGAAGTTGACCGAGAACACATTGCTGCAGTCACCCCCGCCAcagaagaaaaggagaggaaGCAGCGAGATGCTGAGCGCTATGGCTTCCAGAAGGACGGGGCTGAGCGGGAACGCCCACTCACTAAGATCAACAGTATCAAACTGCAGCCAACCCAGGCAGCACCCATCAAAGCGACCTCGCCGCAGCCTTTGGCTGAGATCGACAGGTCACACCATAGCCCTCAAGTGAATGGATCTGCAGAACAGTGTCAAACTGATGGGAGTGGAGTCCCTCCTCAGCAAAGTCCCTCCCATGAGCCAGACCGCAGCCTGAGTAGGACAAGCTCTATGCAGCAGCTGGAGCAGTGGGTTCGCACACAGAGAGGGCGTAACCAGGATGATGATACCACGAG CGTCACGTCCTACCAGACGCTGCCCAGGAACATGCCAAGCCACCGGGTACCCTATATGCCTCATTATGGAGATGGCTACCGCAGCATGCCTAGGAATAGCATGGCACAGCGGGATAGCATATGCAGCTTGTCACCGTCGTTGTACGAGCAGGCCCTGGGTCCCTCGATGGCTGATAAGCGCCGGTCCATGCGCGACGACACCATGTGGCAATTATACGAGTGGCAGCAAAGACAGGCTTACACCAGACAGTCTGGGCTCTACAGCAATATGGCCAGTCCCAAAACCATGATCAACTTGTCAGAGCATGCTGCACCGAGCCACTCCATTCCCCCTTCACCTTCCCACGGCTCCCTGTCCATGTACGGTGGTTACTCTCCGATGCGATCCTACAACATGGGCAATGCTCGTTCAGAAGTTTCCTCTCCCATCTACAGAAGAGACATGAGTATTGACAGACGGCTCAGGCCACAAGTCAACAAG TATGCCTACCCACCTGATAGGAGGTCTATGCCTGCAGGGATCCCAATCCAGACTGTCACTGCCCAGTCTCTCCAAGGCAAAACA CCTGAGGAACTGACTTTGCTGCTGATAAAGCTGCGACGGCAGCAGGCAGAGCTAAACAGTATCCGGGAGCACACTGTAGCACAGCTTATGCAACTAAACACGGATGGCGACAACCCAAAG AACGACATTCTCTCCCATCACCTCCAAAGGAACCTCATGTACTTGGACAATCAG ATGAAGGAAAATGACCCTTTAATCGCCATGACTCACACTTTGATTGAGAACTCTGCCCCAAGGCCTCAACTTTACCAGCAA tTGAGCCCAGAAGACTTCAGGGAACAGGCCTATACATGTATGCCAGAAGAAGTGGATATTGAT ACTAAACTTAGCAGGTTGTGTGAGCAGGATAAAGTGGTGAGGACACAGGAGGACAAAGTTCAGCAGCTGTACAGAGAGAAG CACACCCTGGAGACAGCGCTTCTGTCAGCCAGTCAGGAGATAGAGATGGGCTCTGATAACCCGGCTGCCATGCAGAGCGTCATCCAGCAGAGAGACTTACTGCAGAGCGGCCTCCTCAGCACCTGCAGAGAGCTGTCCAGAGTCACTGCT GAGCTGGAGCGGTCATGGAGGGAATATGACAAGCTTGAGGGAGATGTGACTCTGGCTAAGAACAACCTGCTGGAGCAGCTAGAAGCACTGGGAAGCCCTCAG ACGGAGCCTCCCAGTCAGCAGCATGTTCGCATCCAGAAAGAGCTGTGGAGGATTCAAGATGTGATGGAGGCCCTCGGTAAACACAAAGCCCAGAGGAACGCTGTTGATGGGATGGGTTTCTGTGGGCCCAAAGCCAACTTCAGTAAGCACAAAAACGAG GGTCCTGACTACAGGCTCTATAAGAGTGAACCAGAGCTCACTACAGTGGCAGAAGTGGATGAAAGCAATGGAGAGGACAGATCTGAAAATCCATGTGATAGAGAACATGCTGGACAGAAAG GGATGTCATACCCAGTTGGCATCGTCCCACCCAGAACCAAATCTCCAGTGCCTGAGTCTTCCTCCATAGCTTCATATGTTACATTAAGGAAGAGCAAGAAGCCTGACCCCAGGACG GAGCGTCCACGCAGCgcagtggagcagcagctgtgtgctGCAGAGAGCGGCCGTCCCAGGATGAGCgtggaggagcagctggagaGGATCCGTCGCCACCAGCAAGGTGCCCTcagggagaagaagaaaggcCTCAACATCCGTGGAAGCAGCCAGGAGAACACACCCTCTCGCAGTCACTCATTTACGAAAGAAAATCATTTCCGCAGCATGCAG TCTCAAATGAGACGTAGAGATGAGGTGATGAGCAGCGACATTCAGGAGCTGGAGGCCTCTCTCAGGCAGCAAGAAGTAGTGAGGGAGCAGGAGACACCTGCTGAGGAGATTGCCCGTCTCAAGGAGTCCTCACAGGCTGACCACTTTAATGTGGACCGAGAG CTCTCTGTGCCTGACAAAGTGCTGATTCCTGAGCGTTACATTGAATCAGACCCAGAGGAGGCTCTGAGTCCTGAGCAGGAGGCTGATAAGCAGAGGAAGGTTGACCGCATCAAAGCCCTCATAGCcaaaaacag CATGCAAAATGTGCTGCCTGGTATGGCTCTAAGCCCAgaggaggagactgaagagGAGGTTACTGTacaggagaaggagaagatgatTAATATCTCCTACGAACTGGCAGCAGAGGCCTCCAAACGCAGCAAGCTGGTAGCAG TGAAAAGCCTGTCGTCCTCTTCCTCACCCCTTCCACAGTCTCCCACCACACCCCCTCAACTCACTGACGGTTCTCACTTCATGTGTGTGTAG